CGTAAATAAAACCCTAAATAAGTTTCAGTATTTAAAGCCTTTGAAACTTCTTTTGCATTTGTTCCAGAACCAATAATAACCGTATGTTTCTTGTACCAACCTGATTTTATTAATATTTTCTTTAAAAAAATTCGAAATGTAGGAGTAAGTATAAAAATGACAATCCATGTAAGAACCCATAATGTTCTCGAAACATAAAGCTTTGACAACGCAATAATTGACAATTCAATAATAAAGAAAATTAATAACGTCCTAAAAATCTCTTTTAATTCAAACCAAAATGGTTTTCGGTAAGTATAATGACGCAATCGGATCCAAAACCAAGTAACACAAACTAAAGCAGTAAATAAATGCACCCGTATGTAGTCATCAACTTGCTCAAGGGGAAAATAAACTCGCCCTTCCCCAAAGAAAGACAGTAAAAATAGCGCAATAAAAAGTGCCCCTAAGAGTGATATAAAATCACCACATAAAAGTAAAAATTTACTTAATATTACTTTATTCATAAAGCTCCTTATTATTCACCTTACCTGGCGAATCAAAAATAATATTTCATATAATTACTTCTTTTATCAAAGAAAAATCAACTTACTTTAAATTTAAAATACCGAACTTATCACTTTTTATGTAATTCTTGAATAAATGAAACCACCTCAGGATATTTTGCTAAATCAAATTTTCTGGAAAATAAATGCCCCTTTGATTTTGCATTAAGTAGTTGGTCTAAATCCCATTTAGAAGATGTCCAAGTATGTGGAGAACCATCCCACCAATTAATATAACGAAGGTTTCCCTGAAAATCTTCAGGTTTATCCTGAATTTTCTCTGAAAAATAGATTTTTCCCATCATATCTAACTTTAATAACATAGTTGGAAGAAAAATTTCATCCCCTAATATTGAATATCTAAATGCTCTTTGGATAAAATCTTTTTCAGCTAATATCCGAGATATACTTTCTTTATCTAAGCTAACCCAATTTGATGCGTATCCTACCTTTAAACTATATTTCTTAAGAAGATCGATACCTAGCCAAGATTGTATATGTTTTTCAAGATAACGATATCCTGATAATAATTTTCTTAATATTTTATTAGAAAAAGTTCGTGAACTAATATCTGAAAAGAAATGATAGTATTTCAATCTCTCTTCAACTTTATTGTTGAGTGCAATAGAATCATCAACTAGTGAAAGAAAGATTTTATTTTGATTTTGCTCAAAGAATATATAGATATCTTCATTACTAGCCAAAGGTAAATCAGAACCGGATATTAAATGGTAATAGCTATAATCACCTTTACTCGTAGCGACTTCAAAAAGATCCAATTCTGCCTCAATCTGAGAATATCCTCCCCAATAAATTTTACGACGTTCAACAAAGAAAATAGACGATTTACTCACTGTACTTTTAAGTTTACATTCCCACTCAGATGAAAAATCAGCCTTCCCATCAATTAAGATGAAAATATCGTGATAAGTATAGTCTAGTAACGAAACTAAAAAAGCTAATTGTTCAAACTGATTATGAGCAATAATTAAGTATGCATGCTTATTAACTTTCATTACATATTCCATTTAAAAACTGTTTTGAATGAAGTTGTTAAATCTGTATCAAATACACGATAAATATCATTAATATTTTTAACAGGCTCATCTTCGAAAATAATATTTTTTAAACGATTTTGAATCCGTTTATTAGACATCATCTCAACAGCTTTTTCGAAATCAATACGACCAGAGCGAGAAGACCCAATTACACTTAGGCCTTTTTCAAGCACTTCTCTTGTATTAATGGCAATTTTATTATCACTCACTCCCATTAAAATAACTGTCCCTTGTGGATTAATATACTTAATAATATCATCGATCGCATATTCACTACCTGAGCCACCACAACATTCAAAAGCGTGATCAAAAGATAAATCTTCTGGTAAATCAGCTGTTAAATAAGTTGAATCAACAAAGTTAAACATATTTAATTTTTCATAATTACGACCAATTACCGTAATTTGTATATCTGGAAAGAGATAATTTAAAACCGTTGCAGTAACATATCCCAAACTACCATCTCCAATAATTGCAATTTGTTCACGTCTAGGGTGGGCAATAATATCAAAACGAGCCACTGCATGCATACACACACTGACAAACTCTGAAATAACTGC
This portion of the [Pasteurella] aerogenes genome encodes:
- a CDS encoding Core-2/I-Branching enzyme, which gives rise to MKVNKHAYLIIAHNQFEQLAFLVSLLDYTYHDIFILIDGKADFSSEWECKLKSTVSKSSIFFVERRKIYWGGYSQIEAELDLFEVATSKGDYSYYHLISGSDLPLASNEDIYIFFEQNQNKIFLSLVDDSIALNNKVEERLKYYHFFSDISSRTFSNKILRKLLSGYRYLEKHIQSWLGIDLLKKYSLKVGYASNWVSLDKESISRILAEKDFIQRAFRYSILGDEIFLPTMLLKLDMMGKIYFSEKIQDKPEDFQGNLRYINWWDGSPHTWTSSKWDLDQLLNAKSKGHLFSRKFDLAKYPEVVSFIQELHKK
- a CDS encoding D-xylulose reductase yields the protein MLNQVFQLVRPKNITIKYEDISINENNKVLIKPLYMALCHADQRYFQGKRDPKILAKKLPMALIHESCGVVVSDPTNTFPVGQKVVMIPNQPPKASDEYFYENYMKDTRFLSSGFDGFMQEIIQLPPDRVVKYDDIEDSVAVISEFVSVCMHAVARFDIIAHPRREQIAIIGDGSLGYVTATVLNYLFPDIQITVIGRNYEKLNMFNFVDSTYLTADLPEDLSFDHAFECCGGSGSEYAIDDIIKYINPQGTVILMGVSDNKIAINTREVLEKGLSVIGSSRSGRIDFEKAVEMMSNKRIQNRLKNIIFEDEPVKNINDIYRVFDTDLTTSFKTVFKWNM